A DNA window from Hydractinia symbiolongicarpus strain clone_291-10 chromosome 6, HSymV2.1, whole genome shotgun sequence contains the following coding sequences:
- the LOC130647796 gene encoding F-box only protein 43-like, whose translation MELKIKSEVVPDNSVFLTPPLSNEGSAPLKAVSRIDNLFGFKPLFILEDENDKCKPDVLDILEELYAKSLVPTVCSKIFDQLSDRDLVRISHVSRTWYKIVRYVHIKSGRRISRFLRKRKRSFKLNKENWTVPHVFISSEIPRTPLSTDISNIPRLEASSKDNDEPDEVFKTPVASSSKELYKHCPTCQSPARTAFRQTGHCTKCNQDFCIHCFYTKEKHSPTCQIVGGSGVTGSPRKLTSNNRRYSLGSKENRTRLKRL comes from the exons ATGGAGTTGAAAATAAAGTCAGAAGTTGTACCTGACAACTCAGTGTTTTTAACACCTCCATTATCTAATGAAGGTTCAGCACCTTTAAAAGCTGTGAGCAGAATAGATAATTTATTTGGTTTTAAACCGTTATTCATACTAGAAGACGAAAATGACAAGTGTAAACCTGATGTACTGGACATTTTAGAGGAACTTTATGCTAAATCATTGGTTCCCACTGTGTGTTCCAAAATATTTGATCAGCTATCTGATAGAGATTTAGTAAG GATTTCTCATGTGAGTAGGACATGGTATAAAATTGTCAGATATGTTCACATTAAGTCAGGAAGGAGAATTTCAAGATTTCTTCGCAAGCGTAAAAGATCATTCAAACTAAATAag GAAAACTGGACAGTACCACATGTGTTTATTTCATCCGAGATACCTAGAACTCCTTTATCAACTGATATTAGTAATATTCCAAGATTAGAGGCCTCTTCCAAAGATAACGATGAACCAgatgaagtttttaaaactcCTGTTGCAAGTTCTTCAAAGGAACTATATAAACATTGCCCCACATGTCAATCACCAGCAAGAACTGCATTTAGACAAACAGGTCACTGTACAAAATGTAATCAAGATTTTTGTATACATTGTTTTTATACAAAGGAGAAACATTCACCAACGTGTCAGATTGTTGGTGGTAGTGGTGTCACAGGTTCACCCCGGAAATTGACTTCGAACAATCGTAGATATTCTCTTGGTTCAAAGGAAAATCGAACAAGACTAAAGCGATTATGA